One part of the Caldisalinibacter kiritimatiensis genome encodes these proteins:
- a CDS encoding WecB/TagA/CpsF family glycosyltransferase, with product MVQSIKIMGVRVDKVTLNSAEREAKGYLKQNDTNVIYTPNTEIVMAAKKDNKLKRILNDGDLIVPDGIGLVYASRIKKKPLAERVTGYDLSIKLLEIANKNGYKLFLLGGKQGVAKEASEKIKKKYPNIKIAGYHHGYFKGTHIGYKGHDEEKKVIEQINSVNPDILFVGFGAPKQEIWIHNNKHDLNTKLIIGNGGTLDVLAGRVKRAPMIYQKLGLEWLYRLIKEPRRVKRQAVLPLFALKVLFSKNNIVE from the coding sequence ATGGTACAAAGCATAAAAATAATGGGAGTTAGAGTGGATAAAGTAACATTAAATTCTGCTGAAAGAGAAGCGAAAGGATATTTAAAACAAAATGATACGAATGTTATATATACTCCTAATACAGAAATAGTAATGGCTGCCAAAAAAGATAACAAACTAAAGAGAATATTGAATGATGGAGATTTAATAGTTCCCGACGGTATTGGATTAGTATATGCATCGAGAATTAAGAAAAAGCCTCTCGCAGAGCGGGTAACAGGATATGATTTATCTATTAAATTACTTGAGATAGCAAATAAGAACGGCTATAAGTTATTTTTATTAGGAGGAAAACAAGGAGTAGCTAAAGAGGCTAGTGAAAAAATAAAGAAAAAATATCCTAATATAAAAATAGCTGGTTATCATCATGGTTATTTTAAAGGAACTCATATAGGGTATAAAGGACATGATGAGGAAAAGAAAGTTATAGAGCAAATAAATAGCGTAAATCCAGATATTTTGTTTGTAGGTTTTGGAGCACCTAAGCAAGAAATATGGATTCATAATAACAAGCATGATTTAAATACTAAACTAATAATTGGTAATGGCGGAACGCTTGATGTATTAGCAGGTAGAGTCAAAAGAGCTCCGATGATATATCAAAAACTTGGATTAGAGTGGCTATACAGATTAATTAAGGAGCCAAGAAGAGTTAAAAGACAAGCAGTATTACCGTTATTTGCATTAAAAGTACTTTTTTCAAAAAATAATATTGTTGAATAA
- a CDS encoding YitT family protein — MLDINKRWYNYLIEYLGITIGTVIMAISLNMLLEPNTIAPGGVTGLAIVIKKILNIPIDITNLAINIPLFIAGVLILGKAFGAKTLYATFALSFFIRILPQSNLTEDLLLAAVFGGVLIGLGLGIVFKFGGTTGGTDLAGAILNKYFPGLSTATLMMIIDLCVVVIAGVVDKKIETSLYSIIALYILVKVIDLILEGLGYAKAFLIISNTPEELGEIILDELKRGVTVLRGKGMYTGKDRDVLLCVVNRSQITKLKEIVHEVDEKAFVMITDIHEVLGEGFKEIKST; from the coding sequence ATGCTAGATATCAATAAAAGGTGGTATAATTATTTAATTGAATATTTGGGTATAACAATAGGAACAGTGATTATGGCAATTTCATTGAATATGTTATTAGAGCCAAATACTATTGCTCCTGGTGGAGTAACAGGTTTAGCTATAGTAATAAAGAAAATACTTAACATTCCTATTGATATTACAAACTTAGCTATTAATATTCCTTTATTTATAGCTGGAGTTTTAATTTTAGGAAAAGCCTTTGGAGCTAAAACTCTTTATGCTACATTTGCATTATCTTTTTTCATAAGGATATTGCCACAATCCAACTTAACAGAAGATTTACTTTTAGCTGCAGTTTTTGGTGGTGTACTTATAGGATTGGGGTTAGGTATAGTTTTTAAATTTGGAGGTACTACTGGAGGTACAGATTTAGCAGGAGCAATATTAAATAAATACTTTCCAGGTCTTAGTACAGCAACTCTAATGATGATAATAGACCTTTGTGTGGTTGTAATTGCAGGTGTAGTTGATAAGAAAATAGAAACTTCACTTTATTCGATTATAGCTTTATATATTTTAGTTAAAGTAATAGATTTGATTTTAGAAGGTTTAGGTTATGCTAAAGCATTTTTAATAATTTCTAATACTCCAGAGGAATTAGGGGAAATTATATTAGATGAGTTAAAAAGAGGTGTAACGGTACTTAGAGGAAAAGGAATGTATACTGGCAAGGATAGGGACGTTTTATTATGTGTAGTAAACAGGTCACAAATCACAAAATTAAAGGAGATAGTACATGAAGTAGATGAAAAGGCTTTTGTTATGATTACTGATATACATGAGGTTTTAGGTGAAGGATTTAAAGAAATAAAAAGTACTTAG
- a CDS encoding transketolase, which produces MEKHQELKKIANTLRKDIIKMINAASSGHPGGSLSACEIVTALYFKEMKIDPQNPNWEDRDRFVLSKGHGAPVLYAALAEKGYFQKEELMKLRKVGEMLQGHPDMKGTPGVDMSTGSLGQGLAVANGMALAGKLDNKDYRVYVLLGDGEVQEGMIWEAAMFAAHNRLNNLTVFLDHNGLQIDGKNREVMNIEPIDKKWEAFGWHVIKIDGHNFEEIFKAIEESKGVKDRPTIIIANTVKGKGVSFMENKVGWHGSAPNDEETEKALDELGGEA; this is translated from the coding sequence ATGGAAAAGCATCAAGAACTTAAAAAGATTGCAAACACATTGAGAAAAGACATAATCAAAATGATAAATGCTGCTAGTTCAGGTCATCCAGGAGGGTCATTATCAGCTTGTGAAATAGTAACAGCATTATATTTTAAAGAAATGAAAATAGACCCTCAAAATCCTAATTGGGAAGATAGAGACAGGTTTGTTTTATCTAAAGGCCATGGAGCACCTGTTTTATATGCAGCATTAGCAGAAAAGGGATATTTTCAAAAGGAAGAATTAATGAAGTTGAGAAAAGTTGGAGAAATGCTTCAAGGACATCCAGATATGAAGGGAACACCTGGTGTTGATATGTCAACAGGTTCTTTAGGACAGGGATTGGCAGTAGCAAATGGAATGGCTTTAGCTGGTAAATTAGACAACAAAGATTATAGAGTGTATGTACTTTTAGGTGATGGGGAAGTACAGGAAGGTATGATATGGGAAGCAGCAATGTTTGCAGCTCATAACAGATTAAATAACTTAACTGTATTCTTAGACCATAATGGTTTACAAATAGATGGAAAAAATAGAGAAGTTATGAACATTGAACCTATTGACAAAAAGTGGGAAGCTTTTGGATGGCATGTAATAAAAATTGATGGACATAACTTTGAAGAGATTTTTAAAGCTATAGAAGAAAGTAAGGGTGTAAAAGACAGACCTACTATAATTATTGCTAATACAGTTAAAGGTAAAGGCGTATCATTTATGGAAAATAAAGTAGGTTGGCATGGAAGCGCACCAAACGATGAAGAAACTGAAAAGGCTTTAGATGAGCTTGGAGGTGAAGCATAA
- a CDS encoding transketolase family protein, which yields MTKKIATREAYGEALKELGKNNKDIVVLDADLSKSTKTAKFKEEYPERFINVGIAEQNLIGTAAGLATAGKIPFASSFAMFATGRAFEIIRNSVAYPKLNVKIAATHAGITVGEDGASHQALEDISIMRTIPNMVVINPADAVEAKEAVLKAAEYNGPVYIRLGRSKVPVIHDENNYEFEIGKGILLEDGKDATIIATGVMVAEALEARNKLAEEGIDVRVIDIHTIKPIDKEIIINAAKETGAIVTAEEHNIIGGLGSAVAEVLAENQPVPMERVGVKDVFGQSGKGDELLEVYGLTAEKLVKAVKNVIKRK from the coding sequence ATGACAAAGAAAATAGCAACAAGAGAAGCGTATGGAGAAGCTTTAAAAGAATTGGGAAAAAACAATAAAGACATAGTAGTATTAGATGCAGATTTATCAAAATCAACAAAAACAGCTAAATTTAAAGAGGAGTATCCAGAGAGATTTATTAATGTAGGTATAGCTGAGCAAAACTTAATAGGTACTGCAGCTGGATTAGCTACAGCTGGTAAAATACCGTTTGCTAGTTCATTTGCAATGTTTGCTACTGGTAGAGCATTTGAAATAATTAGGAATTCAGTAGCTTATCCTAAATTAAATGTTAAAATAGCTGCCACTCATGCAGGCATAACTGTAGGAGAAGATGGTGCTTCACATCAAGCATTAGAGGATATTAGTATAATGAGAACAATCCCTAATATGGTTGTGATAAATCCTGCTGATGCAGTTGAAGCGAAAGAAGCAGTTTTAAAAGCAGCAGAATATAATGGACCTGTTTATATTAGATTAGGCAGAAGCAAAGTACCGGTAATACATGATGAAAATAACTATGAATTTGAGATAGGTAAAGGAATATTATTAGAAGACGGAAAAGATGCAACAATAATCGCTACTGGAGTTATGGTAGCAGAGGCACTAGAAGCAAGGAATAAATTAGCTGAAGAAGGAATTGATGTAAGGGTAATAGATATCCACACAATTAAGCCAATAGACAAAGAAATAATTATAAATGCTGCTAAAGAAACAGGAGCAATTGTAACAGCAGAAGAACATAACATCATAGGTGGGTTAGGAAGTGCAGTGGCTGAAGTACTTGCAGAAAATCAACCAGTACCTATGGAAAGAGTAGGAGTTAAAGATGTTTTCGGTCAATCAGGTAAAGGTGATGAGTTATTAGAAGTATATGGACTTACAGCTGAAAAGCTAGTAAAAGCAGTTAAGAATGTTATAAAAAGAAAGTAG
- a CDS encoding protease complex subunit PrcB family protein, with protein sequence MKKIWVLIVIAVIVLGIIFIPKLLFNEGDKTVNFTEVSKNQIPSKLQEVLPSYKTEERALACKVKDEIYIIVTRGEKRTEGYSVAVEKIEKLEKDNETHLIVYAVYEDPKPDEIVAQVITYPYTVVKTDLKELPDKVKLKTRYKE encoded by the coding sequence GTGAAAAAGATATGGGTACTTATAGTAATAGCAGTAATAGTTTTAGGAATAATATTTATTCCCAAACTATTATTTAATGAGGGGGATAAAACGGTGAATTTTACAGAAGTAAGTAAAAACCAAATACCGAGTAAATTACAAGAAGTACTTCCTTCATATAAAACTGAAGAAAGAGCTTTAGCGTGTAAAGTTAAAGATGAGATATATATAATAGTGACGAGGGGCGAAAAGAGAACAGAAGGATATTCTGTTGCTGTAGAAAAAATAGAGAAATTAGAAAAAGATAATGAAACACATCTTATAGTATATGCTGTTTATGAGGACCCCAAACCCGATGAGATAGTAGCACAGGTGATAACATATCCTTATACTGTTGTAAAGACAGATTTAAAAGAGTTACCTGACAAAGTTAAGCTTAAGACTAGATATAAAGAATAA
- a CDS encoding LysM peptidoglycan-binding domain-containing protein gives MKKFGKKLLSGILAVSIIGTSTSAFAWDYKVQQGDTFWKISQKYDVDINKLMEVNNANESTILYVGQQIEIPETQNFFYYEVQAGDTSWIISEKFNVSLNELLKINNLNQYSVIYIDQKLKIPSVCSTEDRPTNNIPEQPESYMTYKTHIVKKGDDFWKLSVQYGIPMYELMKVNNANENTILYIGQEIKIPVYNVAEMETLGDQYGEYLDWWNGVQYVIPIGATIKVIDFYTGKSFMAKRTAGANHADVETLTAEDTEKLKEIWGGSFSWLRRPVIVEYNGRRIAGSASGMPHAGNDNAEGGVYTSWRSEGYGPGLNLDFIKNNNMDGHFDIHFLNSTRHKDGEVDEKHQHNIKISAGIID, from the coding sequence ATGAAAAAATTTGGGAAAAAACTATTAAGTGGTATATTAGCAGTTTCTATTATAGGTACATCTACTAGTGCATTTGCTTGGGATTATAAAGTACAACAAGGGGATACATTTTGGAAAATAAGTCAGAAATATGACGTAGATATTAATAAGCTTATGGAAGTGAATAATGCTAACGAAAGTACAATTCTTTATGTTGGTCAACAGATTGAAATACCTGAAACTCAAAACTTTTTTTATTATGAAGTACAAGCTGGTGATACATCTTGGATTATAAGTGAAAAATTTAATGTTTCATTAAATGAGCTATTAAAAATAAATAACTTAAATCAGTATTCAGTAATATATATAGATCAAAAACTAAAAATACCATCTGTATGCTCTACAGAAGACAGGCCAACAAATAATATACCAGAACAACCTGAATCATATATGACATATAAAACCCATATTGTAAAGAAAGGAGACGATTTTTGGAAGTTAAGTGTACAATATGGAATACCTATGTATGAATTAATGAAAGTTAATAATGCTAATGAAAATACTATTTTATACATAGGACAAGAGATAAAAATACCTGTATACAACGTAGCTGAAATGGAAACATTAGGAGACCAGTATGGCGAATACCTAGATTGGTGGAATGGGGTGCAATATGTTATACCAATTGGAGCTACTATTAAAGTTATTGACTTTTATACAGGAAAGTCATTTATGGCAAAGCGAACAGCAGGAGCTAACCATGCAGATGTAGAAACATTGACAGCTGAAGACACTGAAAAATTAAAGGAAATATGGGGTGGAAGCTTTAGTTGGTTAAGAAGACCAGTAATAGTAGAGTATAATGGTAGACGCATAGCGGGAAGTGCATCAGGAATGCCACATGCAGGAAATGATAATGCTGAAGGCGGTGTTTATACTAGCTGGAGAAGTGAAGGTTATGGTCCAGGTTTAAATTTAGACTTTATAAAGAACAATAATATGGATGGACATTTTGATATTCATTTTCTAAATAGTACAAGACACAAGGATGGAGAAGTGGATGAAAAGCATCAACATAATATAAAAATATCTGCTGGAATTATAGATTAG
- a CDS encoding Lon protease family protein, giving the protein MRKDLKIPFDKLKKKCNIEILNFNTTAQLSMSREIIGQERAMKALRFGLSVKRKGYNIFVSGVTGTGRNSYTYSVAKEFAREKHAPDDLCYVYNFEKPENPKLISLNSGKGIVFKKKIEYMVRKIKRDLPKAFTSKEYENKKNLIYSQYDKKIKEIIENLNEIAKEYGFMFKENDGNLVSIPLVNGHPMTEKEIIDLTEEEISEIKENSNKLSRETFDYFKKIRQLEEQSRNRIKQLKEEIALKVVDTHVMPIIDEFEDNKQIKKYLYEVEDDIIKNINEFLDNEKTDQAKLLLTKGKISKDFFKRYEVNLFIDNSDKKGAPVIKETNPDYYNLLGQIEYVNELGVNKTDHTRIKPGAIHLANGGYLIIQAKDILTSPYAWHGLKRALNTGKAKIENIGKGQGNMIVESIKPEPIPIDLKVMIIGDYHTYQLLYNYDNDFKKLFRIRADFDIEMERNKQNINKLASFIACHCKDEKLKAFDKSAVGKIVEFSSRLAEDKRKLTARFNEIVEILYEADAWADFKGDSIVTEEHVKKAIQEKVYRNNKYEQKLHELFKDETILIQTSGYEVGQINGLAVINTGQYTFGKPNKITVSTFVGKDGIINIEREVKQSGKLHDKGVLILSGYLGEKYANNKPLSLSASITFEQSYSVIDGDSASSTELYALISSLAEVPINQAIAVTGSVNQKGVIQPIGGVNEKIEGYFKVCKEKGFSGGEGVMIPHQNMNNLMLNDEVIEAVKEGKFSIYVVKTIDEGIEILTGMPAGIKDRYGNYPKGTINNLVQKKLNSFARIYKDFN; this is encoded by the coding sequence ATGAGAAAAGATTTAAAAATTCCGTTTGATAAACTAAAGAAAAAGTGTAATATTGAGATTCTTAATTTTAATACAACAGCCCAATTGTCAATGTCTAGAGAAATTATCGGACAAGAAAGAGCTATGAAAGCGTTGAGGTTTGGATTATCAGTAAAGAGAAAAGGATACAATATATTTGTTTCTGGAGTTACAGGTACTGGTAGAAACAGTTATACTTATTCAGTTGCTAAAGAATTTGCTAGAGAGAAGCATGCACCAGATGATTTATGCTATGTATATAACTTTGAAAAACCTGAAAATCCTAAATTGATAAGCTTAAATTCGGGTAAAGGAATTGTATTTAAAAAGAAAATAGAGTATATGGTGCGTAAGATTAAAAGGGACTTGCCAAAAGCTTTTACATCTAAAGAATATGAAAATAAAAAAAATCTTATTTATAGCCAATATGATAAAAAGATTAAAGAGATAATTGAAAACTTAAATGAGATAGCAAAGGAATATGGATTTATGTTTAAAGAAAATGATGGAAATTTAGTTAGTATTCCCCTTGTAAATGGACATCCGATGACAGAAAAAGAAATTATAGATTTAACAGAAGAAGAAATTTCTGAAATTAAGGAAAATTCGAACAAATTGAGCAGAGAGACTTTTGATTACTTTAAAAAAATTAGACAACTAGAAGAACAGTCTAGAAATAGGATAAAACAATTAAAGGAAGAAATAGCTTTAAAAGTTGTAGATACACATGTTATGCCAATAATAGATGAATTTGAAGACAACAAACAAATAAAAAAGTATTTATATGAAGTAGAAGATGATATTATAAAAAATATTAATGAATTTTTAGATAATGAAAAAACTGACCAGGCTAAACTTCTTTTAACTAAAGGGAAAATAAGTAAGGATTTCTTTAAAAGATATGAAGTTAATTTGTTTATAGATAATAGTGACAAGAAAGGTGCACCTGTAATAAAAGAGACAAATCCTGACTATTATAATTTACTTGGTCAAATAGAATACGTAAATGAATTAGGGGTTAATAAGACAGACCATACTAGAATAAAACCAGGAGCTATTCATTTGGCTAATGGAGGGTATCTAATAATACAAGCAAAGGATATACTAACCAGTCCATACGCATGGCATGGGCTAAAAAGAGCTTTAAATACAGGGAAAGCTAAAATAGAGAATATAGGCAAAGGTCAAGGAAATATGATTGTAGAATCTATAAAACCAGAGCCTATACCTATAGATTTAAAAGTGATGATTATAGGTGATTATCATACTTATCAGCTACTCTATAATTATGATAATGATTTTAAAAAGCTTTTTAGGATAAGAGCTGATTTTGATATAGAGATGGAGAGAAATAAACAAAATATAAATAAGCTAGCATCTTTTATAGCATGTCATTGTAAGGATGAAAAATTAAAGGCATTTGATAAATCAGCGGTGGGAAAAATAGTTGAATTTAGCTCTAGGCTAGCAGAAGATAAGAGAAAATTAACTGCTAGATTCAATGAGATAGTGGAAATTTTATATGAAGCAGATGCTTGGGCGGATTTTAAAGGAGATTCAATTGTAACAGAAGAACATGTAAAAAAAGCTATACAAGAAAAAGTTTATAGAAATAATAAGTATGAGCAGAAATTACATGAGTTATTTAAAGATGAAACTATATTGATACAAACTTCGGGTTATGAAGTAGGGCAAATAAATGGATTAGCAGTAATTAACACAGGACAATATACTTTTGGAAAACCAAACAAAATAACAGTATCGACATTTGTAGGTAAAGATGGAATAATAAATATAGAAAGGGAAGTAAAGCAAAGTGGAAAATTACATGATAAAGGCGTTCTAATATTGAGTGGATATTTAGGAGAAAAATATGCCAATAATAAACCATTATCTTTATCAGCAAGCATAACCTTCGAGCAGTCCTATAGTGTAATCGATGGAGATAGTGCATCAAGTACCGAATTATATGCATTAATATCAAGTTTAGCAGAAGTGCCAATAAATCAAGCTATAGCAGTTACAGGTTCAGTAAACCAAAAAGGTGTTATTCAACCTATTGGTGGTGTTAATGAGAAGATTGAAGGATATTTTAAAGTATGTAAAGAAAAAGGATTTTCGGGTGGAGAAGGAGTAATGATACCACATCAAAATATGAACAATCTTATGTTAAATGATGAAGTAATAGAAGCAGTAAAAGAGGGAAAATTTTCAATATACGTAGTAAAAACTATTGATGAAGGAATAGAAATATTAACTGGTATGCCAGCAGGAATAAAGGATAGATATGGAAATTATCCTAAGGGTACTATTAATAATTTAGTGCAAAAGAAATTAAACAGTTTTGCTAGAATATATAAAGATTTTAATTGA
- a CDS encoding ABC transporter ATP-binding protein yields the protein MAGLTFKNMYKIYPGGVTAVKDFNLEIKDKEFIVLVGPSGCGKSTTLRMVAGLEEISKGELYIGDKLVNDVAPKDRDIAMVFQNYALYPHMSVYDNMAFGLKLRKVPKAEIDKKVKEAAKILGIENLLDRKPKALSGGQRQRVALGRAIVRQPKVFLMDEPLSNLDAKLRVQTRTEITKLHKKLQTTFIYVTHDQTEAMTMGDRIVVMKDGVIQQAATPQEVYEKPANVFVAGFIGSPQMNFIDAIIEGNDINDCKLAFGNVKVSLPEGKAKIVKQKGYFGKEVILGIRPEDIHDEKVFIESSRDSVVKAHVEVTEMMGSETYLYITIEGNSAIARVDSRSQAKHGDNIELAFDKNKIHLFDKETEMAIL from the coding sequence ATGGCAGGTTTAACTTTTAAAAATATGTATAAAATATATCCAGGAGGAGTAACAGCAGTAAAAGATTTCAATCTTGAAATTAAAGATAAAGAATTTATTGTACTTGTAGGTCCTTCAGGATGTGGTAAATCTACAACACTTAGAATGGTAGCTGGTTTAGAAGAAATTTCTAAAGGCGAATTGTATATAGGTGATAAATTAGTTAATGATGTAGCACCTAAAGATAGAGATATTGCTATGGTTTTCCAAAACTATGCTCTTTATCCTCATATGTCAGTTTATGATAACATGGCTTTTGGTCTTAAATTGAGAAAGGTTCCTAAAGCAGAAATTGATAAAAAGGTAAAAGAAGCAGCTAAAATACTAGGAATAGAAAATTTACTTGACAGAAAGCCTAAGGCGTTATCAGGTGGACAAAGACAAAGGGTTGCACTAGGTAGAGCAATAGTAAGACAACCAAAGGTTTTCTTAATGGATGAGCCTTTATCAAACTTAGATGCAAAACTAAGAGTTCAAACTAGAACTGAAATCACAAAATTACATAAAAAACTTCAAACAACATTTATATATGTAACACACGATCAAACAGAAGCTATGACAATGGGAGATAGAATAGTAGTAATGAAAGATGGAGTTATACAACAGGCAGCTACACCACAAGAAGTATATGAAAAGCCAGCGAATGTTTTCGTAGCAGGATTTATAGGTAGTCCACAGATGAACTTCATTGATGCAATAATAGAAGGTAATGATATTAATGATTGTAAATTAGCTTTTGGAAATGTTAAGGTTAGCTTACCTGAAGGAAAAGCTAAGATAGTTAAGCAAAAAGGCTATTTCGGTAAAGAAGTAATCTTAGGAATTAGACCAGAAGATATTCATGATGAAAAAGTATTCATTGAGTCTTCAAGAGATAGTGTAGTGAAGGCTCACGTAGAAGTAACAGAAATGATGGGTTCAGAAACATATCTATACATCACTATAGAAGGTAATAGTGCTATTGCTAGAGTAGACTCAAGAAGTCAAGCTAAGCATGGAGATAATATAGAGCTAGCATTTGATAAAAATAAAATACATTTATTTGATAAAGAAACAGAGATGGCTATACTATAA
- a CDS encoding PucR family transcriptional regulator, translated as MLTEKQLKDISNRLSYILGCNVRLIHEQKSDNLILEDSENLGDKHNICNLKLGGITYIMVVEDEEPLTNRELNLIKKFITEIVEDVKYLAPNITEKDVIRILTKTTDEKTVEDIMKHLGFNMNEDISVILVKMLSNSMASQVASIVKHISTNHLASVVISEDILAVIYQKNNKEDIDLEKKIVDAVESELLQNIKIGVSSLKEPIKVKEAYLESFEALNIGLEHQLPNKIYNYRELLVYRLISKVSENTVLKLYKEAMELGLHKLSNEEIKTANIFLNSNLNISEAARKLYVHRNTLNYRLDKIQKDTGFDIRVFNDAIKFKTLLVIYMYMNNKVK; from the coding sequence ATGTTAACAGAAAAACAATTAAAAGATATTTCTAACAGATTAAGTTATATTTTAGGATGCAACGTACGTTTAATACATGAGCAGAAAAGCGATAACCTTATATTAGAAGATTCAGAAAATCTAGGAGATAAGCACAATATATGCAACTTGAAACTAGGTGGTATAACTTATATTATGGTTGTTGAGGACGAAGAACCTTTAACTAATAGAGAACTTAATTTGATAAAAAAATTTATAACTGAAATTGTTGAAGATGTAAAGTACTTAGCTCCTAATATAACTGAAAAGGATGTTATAAGAATTCTTACTAAGACAACAGATGAAAAAACTGTCGAAGATATTATGAAGCATCTTGGTTTTAATATGAACGAAGATATAAGTGTTATTCTTGTAAAAATGTTAAGTAATAGTATGGCTTCTCAAGTAGCATCAATTGTAAAGCATATATCTACAAATCATCTTGCGAGTGTGGTAATAAGTGAAGATATACTCGCTGTAATATATCAAAAAAATAATAAAGAAGATATAGATTTGGAGAAAAAAATAGTCGATGCAGTTGAAAGTGAATTATTACAAAATATAAAGATTGGTGTAAGTTCTTTGAAGGAACCTATTAAAGTTAAAGAAGCTTATCTAGAAAGCTTTGAAGCTCTTAATATAGGATTAGAACACCAATTACCTAATAAAATTTATAATTATAGAGAATTATTAGTTTATAGATTGATATCGAAAGTTTCGGAAAATACAGTGCTTAAATTATATAAAGAAGCTATGGAGCTAGGCTTACATAAGTTATCTAATGAGGAAATTAAAACAGCAAATATTTTCTTAAATAGTAATTTGAATATTAGTGAAGCAGCAAGAAAGTTATATGTCCATAGAAATACTTTGAATTATCGTCTTGATAAAATACAAAAAGATACAGGATTTGATATCAGAGTATTTAATGATGCTATTAAATTTAAAACTTTACTCGTAATTTATATGTATATGAATAATAAAGTAAAATAG
- the ftsE gene encoding cell division ATP-binding protein FtsE, producing the protein MIELMNVTKEYNNGVKALNNISINIDKGEFVFLVGPSGAGKSTFIKLLLKEVEPSSGRIILNGQDITKVKSRMIPHIRRSIGVVFQDFRLLPNKTVYENVAFAMEIIGAPYKNIRRQVPMALSMVGLSNKADSYPNQLSGGEQQRVSIARAIVNNPGLLIADEPTGNLDPDTAWEVMKIIRRINRRGTTVLMATHAKDIVDVMKQRVIALEKGQVVRDEQRGVYGYEG; encoded by the coding sequence GTGATAGAGCTTATGAACGTAACAAAAGAGTATAATAATGGCGTTAAAGCTTTAAATAATATAAGTATTAATATTGATAAAGGAGAATTTGTTTTTTTAGTTGGACCTAGTGGTGCGGGAAAATCTACTTTTATAAAGCTTTTGTTAAAAGAAGTTGAACCTTCATCAGGAAGAATTATTTTAAATGGTCAAGATATAACTAAGGTAAAAAGCAGAATGATTCCACATATCAGAAGAAGTATTGGTGTGGTTTTTCAGGACTTTAGATTATTACCTAATAAGACAGTATATGAAAATGTAGCCTTTGCTATGGAAATCATAGGTGCTCCATATAAAAACATAAGAAGACAAGTTCCTATGGCTTTAAGTATGGTGGGACTTAGCAATAAAGCTGACAGTTATCCTAATCAATTATCGGGTGGAGAGCAGCAGAGAGTTTCAATTGCAAGGGCAATCGTAAATAATCCAGGCCTGCTTATCGCTGATGAACCTACAGGAAATTTAGACCCAGATACAGCATGGGAAGTTATGAAGATTATTAGAAGAATTAATAGAAGAGGGACAACTGTTTTAATGGCTACACATGCAAAGGACATAGTAGACGTTATGAAACAAAGAGTTATAGCATTAGAAAAAGGACAAGTTGTCAGAGATGAGCAGAGAGGTGTTTATGGTTATGAAGGGTAG